A region from the Gemmatimonadota bacterium genome encodes:
- a CDS encoding peptidase S9 encodes MLLRHRSTGGPSALSLLLLAASAVLLWSTPATAQYFGRNKVQYDSFDFEIIPTERFDIHFYEEEARAVEDAARMGERWYERLARTFQHEFAQRKPVVLYADHPDFQQTNTLTGTLSEGTGGVTESIKNRVIMPLAGSYWDTDHVLGHELVHAFQYDIAQSRQGGGLQSLVRLPLWMIEGMAEYLSVGRDDPLTAMWLRDALRRDDIPTTEQLSKDPKYFPYRFGEAFWAYVGGTYGDDAVINLYRRALRVGVEPAVRQILGTTEDSLSVAWHEQIRSAYTPLLEGRTPPEQIGTLILSPETGAGRQNVAPAVSPDGQYVAFLSEKDLFSVDLFLANAQTGEIIRKLSSAAADPHSDAIRFIDSSGSWSPDGKQFVFVVFADGRNELVIVDVDNGDAERRLEVPSIGAITNPAWSPDGQSIAFSGQVGGITDLFLIDLTTEEIRQLTNDRFGDFHPTWSPDGRTIAFSSDRSGQTDFTRLRYGKPQIALYDMASGRVDVLDLFGEVKHINPQYAPDGRSIYFISDPDGFQDIYRYAFQEREIRRVTRVATGVSGITWEAPAMTVAKDAGTVVFSIFDEREFHVYALDVQTAGQPVTAEDFAGLQAGRILPPVDPKTTQRVSRYLDDPDTGLVPPGTYLAQDAQDYDSDLQLDFVGQPTIGVGADQFGNYVSGGAAAFFSDMLGNRRMGVAFQANGTFKDLGGQFTYQDLGNRWNWGTFGGRIPYQYIGASFGITPEGFQQIELQRYRIFQDAINGVLAYPFTTTRRVEGSLGFNRYSWDLELETQTYDPFGNIIDITRETRNDLVPAPLNLFQGYMALVNDYSFFGFTSPVRGGRSRLQVGGTVGTVDYLTLIADYRRYFNPMRNLTFGFRTYHLGNYGSSLDNSELRPIPLGFETFIRGYAPESYDVQRECTQSTTSTCIEFDRTLGHRIGVINAEVRVPLFGTEQYGLLNFPYLPTELVAFADGGVAWDGLHPAELRWDRTTPDRVPVFSAGFSARTNILGFLVLESYYAFPFQRPNKGWHWGFSIAPGW; translated from the coding sequence ATGCTTCTCCGCCACCGTTCCACCGGGGGCCCGTCCGCGCTTTCGCTCCTCCTCCTGGCGGCGAGCGCCGTGCTGTTGTGGAGCACGCCCGCCACCGCTCAGTACTTCGGGCGCAACAAGGTCCAGTACGACAGCTTCGATTTCGAAATCATCCCGACAGAGCGCTTCGACATCCACTTCTATGAAGAGGAAGCGCGCGCCGTCGAGGACGCGGCCCGCATGGGCGAGCGCTGGTACGAACGCCTGGCGCGCACGTTCCAGCACGAGTTCGCGCAGCGGAAGCCCGTGGTGCTGTACGCGGATCACCCCGACTTCCAGCAGACCAACACGCTCACCGGGACGCTGAGCGAGGGCACCGGGGGTGTCACGGAGTCCATCAAGAACCGGGTCATCATGCCGTTGGCCGGCTCCTACTGGGACACCGATCACGTGTTGGGGCACGAGCTGGTCCATGCCTTCCAGTACGACATCGCCCAGTCCCGCCAGGGTGGCGGCCTGCAGTCCCTGGTGCGACTGCCGCTGTGGATGATCGAAGGAATGGCCGAGTACCTCTCGGTCGGTAGGGACGACCCACTCACGGCCATGTGGCTGCGCGACGCGTTGCGGCGCGATGACATCCCCACCACCGAACAGCTCTCCAAGGACCCCAAGTACTTCCCCTACCGCTTTGGTGAGGCGTTCTGGGCCTATGTCGGCGGCACCTACGGAGACGACGCGGTCATCAACCTCTATCGCCGGGCCTTGCGGGTCGGCGTCGAGCCGGCCGTTCGGCAGATCCTGGGCACGACCGAGGACTCCCTCTCCGTGGCGTGGCACGAGCAGATCCGCTCGGCCTATACGCCGCTGCTCGAGGGGCGGACGCCGCCCGAGCAGATCGGGACCCTGATCCTCTCCCCGGAGACCGGCGCGGGTCGGCAGAATGTGGCACCGGCGGTCAGCCCCGACGGCCAGTATGTCGCCTTCCTCTCCGAAAAGGACCTCTTCTCCGTCGATCTCTTCCTGGCCAATGCTCAGACGGGTGAGATCATCCGCAAGCTCTCGAGCGCGGCCGCGGATCCGCACTCGGACGCCATCCGCTTCATCGACTCCAGCGGCTCCTGGTCGCCAGACGGCAAGCAGTTCGTGTTCGTCGTCTTCGCCGACGGTCGCAACGAGTTGGTCATCGTCGATGTCGACAACGGGGATGCGGAACGTCGCTTGGAAGTGCCCTCGATCGGTGCCATCACCAACCCGGCCTGGTCACCGGACGGCCAGAGCATCGCGTTCTCGGGACAGGTGGGCGGGATCACGGATCTGTTCTTGATCGACCTCACCACCGAGGAGATCCGTCAGCTCACCAACGATCGCTTCGGTGACTTCCACCCGACCTGGTCACCCGACGGGCGCACCATCGCGTTCTCCAGCGACCGGAGCGGCCAGACCGACTTTACGCGCCTGCGCTACGGCAAGCCGCAGATCGCATTGTACGACATGGCGAGCGGGCGCGTGGACGTGCTCGATCTCTTCGGCGAGGTCAAGCACATCAACCCGCAATACGCGCCGGACGGGCGGTCCATCTACTTCATCTCCGACCCCGACGGCTTCCAGGACATCTACCGCTATGCGTTCCAGGAGCGCGAGATCCGCCGGGTGACGAGGGTCGCCACAGGCGTGAGTGGCATCACCTGGGAGGCGCCGGCCATGACCGTGGCCAAGGACGCCGGCACGGTCGTCTTCTCGATCTTCGACGAACGCGAGTTCCACGTGTACGCGCTCGACGTGCAGACGGCCGGCCAACCGGTGACCGCCGAGGACTTCGCGGGTCTGCAAGCAGGACGCATCCTTCCGCCGGTGGACCCCAAGACCACACAGCGCGTCAGCCGCTATCTGGATGACCCGGACACGGGCCTGGTGCCGCCGGGGACCTATCTGGCGCAGGACGCGCAAGACTACGATTCCGACCTCCAGCTCGACTTCGTCGGGCAGCCCACCATCGGCGTCGGAGCCGATCAGTTCGGCAACTACGTGTCCGGGGGTGCGGCCGCGTTCTTCAGTGACATGTTGGGCAACCGCCGGATGGGCGTGGCGTTCCAGGCCAACGGCACCTTCAAGGATCTGGGCGGTCAATTCACCTATCAGGATCTGGGGAACCGGTGGAACTGGGGTACGTTCGGGGGACGCATTCCCTATCAGTACATCGGTGCCAGCTTCGGCATCACCCCGGAGGGGTTCCAGCAGATCGAGTTGCAGCGCTACCGGATCTTCCAGGACGCGATCAACGGCGTCCTCGCCTACCCCTTCACCACCACACGACGGGTGGAAGGCTCGCTGGGCTTCAACCGCTACTCCTGGGACCTGGAGCTGGAGACCCAGACCTACGATCCCTTTGGCAACATCATCGACATCACCCGTGAGACGCGGAACGACCTGGTGCCGGCGCCCCTGAACCTTTTCCAGGGCTACATGGCGCTGGTCAACGACTACTCGTTCTTCGGGTTCACGTCACCGGTGCGGGGCGGGCGGTCGCGTCTGCAGGTCGGGGGCACGGTGGGCACGGTCGACTACCTCACGTTGATCGCCGACTACCGGCGCTACTTCAACCCGATGCGCAACCTGACCTTCGGGTTCCGGACCTACCACCTGGGCAACTACGGGTCCTCACTGGATAACAGCGAGCTGCGCCCGATTCCGTTGGGCTTCGAGACGTTCATTCGCGGATATGCTCCGGAGAGCTACGACGTGCAGCGCGAGTGCACGCAATCGACGACCTCCACCTGCATCGAGTTCGACCGTACCCTGGGCCACCGGATCGGTGTGATCAATGCGGAAGTCCGGGTGCCGCTCTTCGGGACGGAGCAATACGGCCTGCTCAACTTCCCGTACCTACCCACCGAGTTGGTCGCCTTCGCCGATGGCGGTGTGGCCTGGGACGGGTTGCACCCCGCCGAGCTCCGTTGGGA
- a CDS encoding exo-alpha-sialidase, with the protein MLRPARVGLTLMLAACGGGEPAADGLQLLTPPVGEGSLTPVASALPDGGALLSWLEPAAGSGERGSSTRGGAYRLRMAEWDGRGWSEAQTVAQSEAYFVNWADFPGVVSLEDGTRLAYWLERDSDGSYDYRIRVALWDGAVWSEPWTLHDDESPAEHGFVSMVPAAEGALLAWLDGRHTGGSGHGGAMSLHARLVTGIATMGPDLELDGRTCDCCQTDMAVTDEGVVVVYRDRSPEEIRDIWSVRRGPDGAWSEPRPVHVDGWEIAACPVNGPAVAAQGSTVVVAWFTAPADVRQVNVAFSRDGGRSFAPPLRVDGGDPIGRVDVRMKEDGAALVSWVEDLGNGEAEIRVREVTASGATSEPWVITRTSSARASGFPRLTRFQGGVLVAWTDDALGRVRAAVLPWGEAP; encoded by the coding sequence ATGCTCCGCCCTGCTCGGGTGGGGCTGACCCTGATGCTCGCTGCGTGTGGTGGTGGGGAGCCGGCTGCCGACGGGCTGCAGCTGCTGACGCCGCCCGTGGGCGAGGGGAGCCTTACCCCCGTTGCGTCTGCCCTGCCGGATGGCGGTGCGCTGCTCTCCTGGCTCGAGCCCGCGGCAGGCAGCGGGGAGCGGGGCTCGTCCACCCGGGGTGGTGCCTACCGGCTCCGGATGGCGGAATGGGATGGCCGCGGCTGGTCTGAGGCGCAGACCGTGGCGCAGTCCGAGGCGTACTTCGTCAACTGGGCCGACTTTCCGGGTGTGGTGTCCCTCGAGGACGGGACCCGGCTGGCGTATTGGCTGGAAAGGGACTCCGACGGAAGCTACGACTACCGAATCCGGGTCGCCTTGTGGGACGGCGCCGTATGGAGCGAGCCCTGGACGCTCCACGACGACGAGTCCCCCGCCGAGCATGGCTTCGTCAGCATGGTGCCCGCGGCGGAGGGCGCGCTGCTGGCGTGGCTGGACGGTCGGCACACCGGAGGGTCAGGGCATGGCGGCGCCATGAGCCTGCATGCCCGCTTGGTGACGGGCATAGCCACCATGGGTCCCGACCTCGAGCTCGATGGGCGCACCTGTGACTGTTGCCAGACCGACATGGCGGTGACGGACGAGGGAGTTGTGGTCGTCTACCGGGACCGAAGCCCCGAGGAGATCCGGGACATCTGGAGCGTCCGCCGTGGCCCCGACGGCGCCTGGAGTGAGCCCAGGCCGGTCCATGTCGACGGATGGGAGATCGCGGCCTGCCCTGTGAACGGGCCTGCGGTCGCTGCACAGGGCTCCACGGTGGTGGTGGCCTGGTTCACCGCGCCGGCGGACGTCCGTCAGGTGAACGTGGCGTTCTCCCGGGACGGGGGCCGAAGCTTCGCGCCCCCTCTGCGGGTGGACGGAGGGGATCCCATCGGCCGTGTGGACGTGCGCATGAAGGAGGACGGCGCCGCCCTGGTCAGCTGGGTGGAGGACCTCGGAAACGGGGAAGCGGAGATCCGGGTGCGCGAGGTCACCGCCAGCGGAGCGACGAGCGAGCCGTGGGTGATCACGCGCACCAGCTCCGCCCGTGCCTCCGGGTTTCCGCGGCTGACCCGGTTCCAGGGTGGGGTGCTGGTGGCGTGGACGGACGATGCGTTGGGGCGCGTTCGAGCCGCGGTGCTTCCGTGGGGGGAGGCTCCGTGA
- a CDS encoding TlpA disulfide reductase family protein has protein sequence MSRGFVSMGRGSVFALAVLTSACRSETVRIQRPTVGQPIADVVLLDLEGGEVALSELQGTPVLLNLWATWCPPCRAEIPYLQTLQDRYRDRGLRVVGVSVDAAQARTAVDAFLEESGVEYLQLLDPSSKSMDLYGVIGLPVSFLLDAERVVRFARLGPIVESDPQFERALMDVLGP, from the coding sequence GTGAGCCGAGGCTTCGTGTCGATGGGGAGAGGCTCCGTCTTCGCGCTCGCCGTGCTCACGAGCGCCTGCCGGAGCGAAACAGTGCGGATCCAGCGTCCCACGGTGGGCCAGCCGATCGCGGACGTCGTGCTGCTCGACCTGGAGGGCGGGGAGGTCGCCTTGTCCGAGCTGCAGGGGACGCCGGTGCTCCTCAACCTGTGGGCCACCTGGTGTCCGCCGTGCCGCGCCGAGATCCCGTACCTGCAGACCCTCCAGGACCGCTACCGGGATCGCGGGCTACGCGTGGTTGGAGTCAGCGTCGACGCTGCCCAGGCGCGGACCGCCGTGGACGCGTTCCTCGAGGAGTCGGGCGTCGAGTACCTGCAGCTCCTCGACCCCAGCTCCAAGTCGATGGATCTCTACGGTGTCATCGGTCTGCCGGTCTCGTTCCTCCTGGATGCCGAGCGAGTGGTTCGCTTCGCGCGCCTCGGACCCATCGTGGAGTCGGATCCTCAGTTCGAGCGGGCGCTGATGGACGTGTTGGGGCCGTGA